In a single window of the Zea mays cultivar B73 chromosome 5, Zm-B73-REFERENCE-NAM-5.0, whole genome shotgun sequence genome:
- the LOC100280766 gene encoding Grx_C8 - glutaredoxin subgroup III: MQYAAAEQAWYMPATTTMMAESAVARVERLASESAVVVFSVSSCCMCHAVKRLFCGMGVHPTVHELDLDPRGRELEHALARLIGYGPAGAPVVPVVFIGGKLVGAMDRVMAAHINGSLVPLLKEAGALWL; this comes from the coding sequence ATGCAGTACGCGGCGGCGGAGCAGGCGTGGTACATGCCGGCGACCACGACGATGATGGCGGAGAGCGCGGTGGCGCGCGTGGAGCGGCTGGCGTCGGAGAGCGCGGTGGTGGTGTTCAGCGTGAGCAGCTGCTGCATGTGCCACGCCGTGAAGCGGCTCTTCTGCGGCATGGGCGTGCACCCGACGGTGCACGAGCTGGACCTGGACCCGCGCGGACGAGAGCTGGAGCACGCCCTCGCCCGCCTCATCGGCTACGGCCCCGCCGGCGCGCCCGTCGTCCCCGTCGTCTTCATCGGCGGGAAGCTGGTCGGCGCCATGGACCGGGTCATGGCCGCGCATATCAACGGCTCCCTCGTCCCACTTCTCAAGGAGGCCGGCGCGCTCTGGCTCTGA